The following are encoded in a window of Methylicorpusculum oleiharenae genomic DNA:
- a CDS encoding formylmethanofuran dehydrogenase subunit A — protein sequence MLIRLKGGKIYDPAQKQEGVVSDIYIRDGVIVNPPETLSLADVEYDITGKVVMAGAIDIHSHIAGGNVNTARLLLPEQHRNFLARKLNHPFSTARWSATETGYRYALMGYTTVVEPAVLPINALDAHLQMADIPIIDTAGLAILGNDDYLLRLLRTGVSQNQINDYVAWTLHATRCLGLKVINAGGANAFKSNARSFDLDDQVPEYGVSSRHILQTLQRAACEIQLPHPVHVHCNNLGIPGNVDTALATMEAAQGLPMHLAHIQFYGYGNEGERGFSTAAAKLIDGFKKHPNITMDVGQVLFAQTVTISGDVIAQYSRRHDASPNKWVAWDAECEGSGGVVPYRYKESSFVNSLQWLIGLEIFLLAEDPWRLFFTTDHPNGGPFTMYPFLIRLLMDKDYRLECMAQLNQEAVAMSLLKDLHKEFTLYDIAIMTRTAAARLLGLADRGHLMPGAVADIAVYSEQEDKAAMFGHAALVFKNGHLVVKDGEVVGRRNGTAQIVQPEFDKQIERRVQLYYDQFYNLKLDSFAVADVSFNQSDNERFLRHSCGTPYLASHS from the coding sequence ATGTTGATTCGGTTAAAAGGCGGAAAAATATACGATCCTGCCCAAAAGCAAGAGGGTGTTGTCAGCGATATTTATATTCGCGACGGTGTCATTGTCAATCCTCCAGAAACTCTCAGCCTTGCCGATGTGGAATATGACATAACCGGGAAAGTTGTTATGGCCGGTGCCATTGATATCCACAGTCATATTGCCGGAGGCAACGTCAATACCGCGCGTTTGTTATTGCCCGAACAACACCGCAATTTTCTGGCCCGCAAGCTCAACCATCCTTTCAGTACGGCCCGATGGTCGGCCACTGAAACAGGTTATCGCTATGCTCTCATGGGTTATACAACAGTTGTAGAACCTGCTGTGCTGCCGATTAATGCTCTGGATGCGCATCTGCAAATGGCGGATATTCCTATCATCGATACAGCGGGGCTTGCGATATTAGGTAATGATGATTATTTATTGCGCTTATTACGGACCGGAGTTTCGCAAAATCAGATTAACGATTACGTAGCCTGGACGTTGCATGCCACCCGCTGTCTGGGTTTAAAAGTGATTAACGCTGGCGGCGCAAATGCGTTTAAGTCAAATGCTCGCAGCTTTGATCTGGATGATCAGGTTCCAGAATACGGTGTCAGTTCGCGGCATATTCTGCAAACCTTGCAACGCGCCGCTTGCGAAATCCAGCTTCCGCATCCGGTTCATGTGCATTGCAATAATTTGGGCATTCCCGGCAATGTCGATACGGCGCTGGCAACCATGGAGGCCGCTCAAGGCTTGCCTATGCATTTGGCGCATATCCAGTTTTACGGTTATGGTAACGAAGGCGAGCGTGGGTTTTCGACCGCTGCGGCCAAGCTGATTGATGGATTCAAAAAACATCCGAATATCACGATGGACGTGGGGCAGGTTCTATTTGCGCAAACAGTGACGATTTCGGGAGACGTGATCGCCCAATACAGCCGCAGACATGACGCCTCGCCCAACAAATGGGTGGCCTGGGATGCAGAATGCGAGGGTAGCGGCGGCGTTGTCCCTTATCGCTATAAAGAATCCAGTTTCGTCAACAGTTTGCAGTGGTTAATCGGTCTGGAGATATTCCTGCTGGCCGAAGACCCCTGGCGGCTTTTTTTTACAACCGATCATCCTAATGGCGGACCTTTTACCATGTACCCTTTTCTGATCCGTTTATTAATGGATAAAGACTATCGTCTGGAGTGTATGGCACAGTTGAATCAGGAAGCGGTCGCAATGTCGCTGCTTAAAGATCTGCATAAAGAGTTTACCTTGTATGATATTGCGATCATGACGCGGACCGCGGCGGCTCGATTGTTAGGCTTGGCGGATCGGGGGCATTTAATGCCGGGTGCCGTTGCCGATATTGCAGTTTACTCTGAACAAGAGGACAAAGCCGCAATGTTCGGTCATGCCGCTCTCGTGTTTAAAAACGGGCATTTGGTGGTCAAAGATGGCGAGGTTGTTGGGCGGCGCAACGGCACGGCTCAAATTGTGCAGCCAGAGTTCGATAAGCAAATCGAACGGCGGGTGCAACTCTATTACGATCAGTTTTACAATCTTAAGTTGGATAGTTTTGCCGTAGCCGATGTCAGTTTTAATCAATCCGATAACGAGC